One segment of Pirellulales bacterium DNA contains the following:
- the thrC gene encoding threonine synthase, producing MSSITELVCVQCGTSYREGEVSTCPRCGPDEGILDVRFDLRRAAQTLTRQNLAQRAWSHWRYRELLPLDEAFCPTSGHLGWTPIIEAPRLAKALGIARLRLKDDGRNPSGSFKDRPSSVGVQRALQEGMETIACASTGNAASSLAYSAAVAGMACNIFVGKNVPQGKLAQLLAYGARVFRVQGTYAQAYDLCTQACEKFGWYNRNAAINPYLVEGKKTGGLEAAEQCTDDPPQWIVCSVGDGCSIAGVHKGVVEMQAVGITNWTARMLGVQAEGVAPIADAFRTGKLDRSGTGDTYADSINVPVPRNWRKAVNAVRESNGAYVTTTDAEIMRAVPLTGRLTGVFAEPAAATTIAGIAAAREQGILDAKSNVLAMITGNGLKDIAGALRAVGEPLDVPPTLEAVLAIV from the coding sequence GTGAGTTCAATTACTGAACTTGTCTGCGTGCAGTGTGGCACTTCATACCGCGAGGGGGAGGTATCCACCTGTCCGCGTTGTGGTCCCGATGAGGGGATTTTGGACGTGCGGTTCGATTTGCGCCGCGCGGCCCAAACGCTGACCAGACAAAATTTAGCCCAACGGGCATGGTCGCATTGGCGGTACCGCGAGTTATTGCCACTAGACGAGGCGTTTTGCCCGACGAGTGGACATTTGGGTTGGACGCCGATCATCGAAGCGCCGCGGCTGGCCAAGGCGTTGGGGATTGCGCGGCTGCGGCTGAAAGACGACGGGCGGAATCCGTCGGGATCGTTCAAAGACAGGCCGAGTTCGGTCGGCGTGCAGCGGGCCTTGCAGGAGGGAATGGAAACCATCGCCTGCGCTTCGACCGGCAATGCGGCCAGCAGCTTGGCGTATTCGGCGGCGGTGGCGGGTATGGCGTGCAATATATTCGTCGGCAAAAACGTGCCGCAGGGGAAGCTGGCCCAACTGTTGGCTTACGGGGCCCGGGTGTTTCGTGTGCAAGGCACATACGCCCAGGCTTACGATTTGTGCACGCAGGCGTGCGAAAAGTTCGGCTGGTACAACCGCAATGCGGCGATCAATCCGTATTTGGTGGAAGGGAAAAAGACCGGCGGGTTGGAAGCGGCCGAGCAGTGCACCGACGATCCGCCGCAGTGGATCGTGTGCAGCGTGGGAGACGGCTGCTCGATTGCCGGCGTGCACAAAGGCGTGGTGGAAATGCAGGCAGTGGGCATCACGAATTGGACGGCGCGAATGCTGGGCGTGCAGGCCGAGGGTGTCGCACCGATTGCGGATGCGTTTCGCACCGGAAAGTTAGACCGATCGGGAACCGGCGACACATATGCCGACAGCATCAATGTTCCCGTGCCGCGGAATTGGCGCAAGGCGGTGAACGCCGTCCGGGAAAGCAACGGGGCGTATGTGACCACGACCGACGCGGAAATTATGCGGGCGGTGCCGCTGACGGGGCGGTTGACGGGCGTGTTTGCCGAGCCGGCGGCTGCGACCACGATTGCCGGCATTGCGGCAGCGCGTGAGCAGGGAATTTTGGATGCCAAATCGAACGTGCTGGCGATGATTACGGGGAACGGGCTGAAAGATATTGCTGGAGCGCTGCGGGCCGTGGGTGAACCGCTGGACGTGCCGCCGACATTGGAAGCGGTGCTGGCGATTGTGTGA
- a CDS encoding amidohydrolase family protein, giving the protein MPLVLQNAVLCDIDPPRVEAGNLRIDGGKIVARGNVKPSAGDEVIDCGGAVLLPGLVNGHTHLYSALAVGMPAPPRAPKNFLEILQLVWWRLDRALDAEGIETSALIGALEAVRCGTTTLIDHHASPNCIDGSLDLIERGLEKVGLRGVLCYEVTDRNGKSGREAGLEEDRRYIAKCLKSRNGRFAALSGAHASFTLDDLSLIGIHQWADEFGVGVHIHVAEDPCDDQISRQRYKKPLMERLSLHQLLGPNSVLAHCIHLTDDDIDQLNEVQPTIAHNPRSNMNNAVGYAPLSKLKCPIMLGTDGIGADMFTEARTAWFKSCEARQGLSPGDILRMLAASARRASTSLGVTLGQLCVGAAADVVITDYVPFTPLASENLAAHVIFALGSQHVRHVMVEGGWVLRDRVVVCCDEAAARRRAIPVAARLWDRMAAIP; this is encoded by the coding sequence ATGCCGCTGGTTTTGCAAAACGCTGTGCTGTGCGACATTGATCCGCCGCGGGTGGAAGCGGGGAACCTGCGCATCGACGGCGGGAAAATTGTTGCCCGGGGAAATGTAAAACCGAGCGCCGGTGATGAAGTGATTGACTGCGGCGGTGCGGTGCTGCTGCCGGGTTTGGTGAACGGGCACACACATTTGTATTCGGCGCTGGCGGTGGGAATGCCGGCTCCGCCGCGGGCGCCGAAGAATTTTCTTGAGATTTTGCAATTGGTGTGGTGGCGGCTGGATCGGGCGCTGGATGCGGAAGGGATTGAAACTTCGGCTTTGATCGGCGCGTTGGAAGCGGTTCGGTGCGGCACGACGACGCTGATCGATCACCACGCTTCGCCGAATTGTATTGACGGCTCTCTCGATTTGATTGAGCGGGGCCTGGAAAAAGTCGGCCTGCGCGGCGTGCTGTGTTACGAAGTCACCGATCGCAACGGTAAATCCGGCCGGGAGGCGGGGCTGGAAGAGGATCGCCGGTACATCGCCAAATGCCTGAAATCCCGCAACGGCCGCTTTGCCGCACTCTCCGGTGCCCATGCTTCGTTCACGCTCGACGATCTGTCGCTCATCGGCATCCATCAATGGGCGGATGAATTCGGCGTGGGCGTCCACATTCACGTCGCCGAAGACCCCTGCGACGACCAAATCAGCCGCCAGCGATACAAAAAGCCGCTTATGGAGCGGCTGAGTCTGCATCAATTGCTCGGCCCCAATAGCGTGCTGGCCCACTGCATTCACCTGACCGATGACGACATTGATCAACTGAACGAAGTGCAGCCGACGATCGCCCATAATCCGCGCTCCAACATGAACAACGCCGTCGGCTACGCGCCGCTATCGAAACTGAAATGCCCGATCATGCTGGGCACCGATGGCATTGGGGCCGATATGTTTACCGAGGCCCGAACAGCGTGGTTCAAATCGTGCGAGGCGCGGCAGGGTTTATCGCCGGGCGATATTTTGCGAATGCTGGCGGCTTCGGCGAGGCGGGCGTCGACTTCGCTGGGTGTGACGCTTGGTCAACTGTGTGTGGGCGCCGCGGCTGATGTGGTGATTACGGATTACGTACCGTTCACGCCGCTGGCTTCAGAGAACCTGGCCGCACACGTGATTTTTGCCCTGGGATCGCAGCATGTAAGGCATGTAATGGTGGAGGGCGGCTGGGTGCTGCGCGACCGCGTGGTGGTTTGCTGTGATGAAGCGGCTGCGCGTCGCAGAGCCATCCCGGTTGCGGCGCGGTTATGGGATCGTATGGCTGCAATTCCGTAA
- a CDS encoding SgcJ/EcaC family oxidoreductase, which yields MKNIVLLLSTLFAAIISIGVAIAADNPPTDKAQVDAVPANAAPADAHSADEAAIRASGAKFIEAYNARDAKKLAALWSPEAVYIDPLTGEQTVGRDAIENVFADAFADKQDVKLSVDGISIEFVSPNVAIVRGVAHVIRPGEEPVDSDFTSVRVKQDGQWLIDRVSEVEKEKTPPSNYEHLKELQWMIGSWHDNDPRPAVEIQTDCAWTKNKNFITRSFAVEIGDQIRKSGMQIIGWDPVAKQIHSWVFDSDGGFGEGTWTHKGNQWFIQNTGTLPDGGKATTLNIMTRLDDDSFKWESVNRDIDGTLQPDVDPVLVVRKTAP from the coding sequence ATGAAAAACATCGTTCTGTTGTTGTCAACTTTATTTGCTGCAATCATTTCGATCGGGGTCGCGATCGCGGCGGATAACCCGCCGACGGACAAAGCACAAGTCGACGCCGTCCCGGCCAACGCCGCCCCGGCCGATGCCCACTCCGCGGACGAAGCGGCCATTCGCGCCTCCGGCGCCAAGTTCATCGAAGCGTATAACGCCCGCGATGCAAAAAAACTGGCCGCCTTGTGGTCGCCCGAGGCGGTTTACATCGACCCGCTGACCGGCGAACAAACCGTCGGCCGCGATGCCATCGAAAATGTCTTCGCCGATGCGTTTGCCGACAAGCAAGATGTGAAACTGTCCGTGGATGGCATTTCGATCGAATTCGTCTCGCCCAATGTCGCCATTGTGCGCGGTGTGGCGCATGTGATCCGGCCGGGCGAGGAACCGGTGGATTCCGATTTCACTTCGGTGCGCGTCAAACAGGACGGCCAATGGCTGATTGATCGCGTCTCGGAGGTCGAAAAGGAAAAAACGCCCCCCTCGAATTATGAACATCTCAAAGAATTGCAGTGGATGATCGGTTCCTGGCACGATAACGATCCCCGTCCCGCCGTAGAAATCCAAACCGACTGCGCCTGGACCAAAAATAAAAACTTCATCACCCGTTCGTTTGCCGTCGAAATTGGCGATCAAATTCGAAAATCGGGCATGCAGATTATTGGTTGGGACCCAGTCGCCAAGCAAATTCACTCTTGGGTGTTCGATTCCGACGGTGGCTTTGGCGAAGGCACTTGGACACACAAGGGAAATCAGTGGTTCATTCAAAACACAGGCACGTTGCCCGACGGGGGTAAAGCCACCACCCTCAATATCATGACCCGGCTCGACGACGACTCGTTCAAATGGGAATCGGTAAACCGCGACATTGATGGCACGCTGCAACCGGACGTCGATCCGGTGCTCGTCGTGCGAAAAACTGCTCCGTGA
- a CDS encoding metalloregulator ArsR/SmtB family transcription factor, translating into MAVKMKTNPRTRLTSLDALSQAAECLKTLAHPHRLRMVQMLLQGRFTVGDLAEACGIPSHMASEHLRLMQRCGFLASEKQGRKAYYKIIESHLANIMDCVETRFGDRKT; encoded by the coding sequence ATGGCGGTCAAAATGAAAACAAATCCCCGGACCAGGTTGACATCGTTGGACGCCTTGTCTCAAGCAGCGGAATGCCTCAAGACCCTTGCGCACCCGCATCGTCTGCGGATGGTGCAAATGTTACTGCAGGGCCGGTTTACGGTCGGCGACCTGGCCGAAGCATGCGGCATACCTAGCCACATGGCCTCAGAACATCTGCGGCTAATGCAGCGCTGCGGTTTCCTGGCGAGTGAGAAACAAGGCCGCAAAGCGTACTACAAAATCATTGAATCTCACCTAGCGAACATCATGGACTGCGTGGAAACTCGGTTTGGCGACCGTAAAACATAG
- a CDS encoding rhodanese-like domain-containing protein, whose product MDIPEISADGLAARCRQCSKVELIDVRTPAEFREVHVEFARNIPLDQLTAETLAGTCPGADHQPVYVVCQSGSRGLQACQRLLDAGWQNVINVSGGTVACVKAGFPVVRGKKQVSLERQVRIAAGSIVLLGIALSSIHPAFLGISAFIGVGLVFAGITDTCGMGLLLAKMPWNRCAEANDSCGFADRKQNRSMEGVAL is encoded by the coding sequence ATGGATATCCCAGAGATTAGCGCCGATGGCTTGGCCGCACGGTGTCGGCAATGTTCAAAAGTCGAACTGATCGATGTACGTACGCCTGCCGAGTTTCGAGAAGTTCATGTGGAATTCGCTCGAAATATCCCATTGGATCAGTTGACCGCAGAGACCTTGGCAGGGACTTGTCCCGGGGCAGATCACCAACCGGTTTATGTCGTTTGTCAATCGGGAAGTCGAGGTCTTCAGGCCTGCCAACGATTACTGGATGCTGGCTGGCAGAACGTGATCAACGTTAGCGGAGGGACGGTGGCCTGTGTCAAAGCCGGGTTTCCGGTCGTGCGCGGTAAAAAGCAAGTCTCTCTGGAACGACAGGTGCGAATTGCCGCTGGCTCGATCGTCTTGCTGGGAATCGCACTGTCTTCAATTCATCCTGCATTCCTCGGGATATCTGCTTTTATCGGCGTCGGTTTGGTGTTTGCGGGAATTACCGATACCTGCGGCATGGGTTTGTTACTGGCAAAAATGCCGTGGAATCGATGTGCAGAAGCGAATGATTCGTGCGGATTCGCCGATCGAAAACAAAACCGATCGATGGAAGGAGTCGCATTATGA